From Anaeromicrobium sediminis, one genomic window encodes:
- a CDS encoding ATP-binding protein, which produces MKKIKRIKDIDKLMVGFLMVLLGVLLQSYGNYIEVQRHVIEKEQQQLLTISKSISKSIELYFDYEVEKIKGMPKNISFRHEFNEYLKSDEEIKEFYSIDDYYMMRENEIEEIQVINNDFDIIKTYPTNKENLNTNIKRELYKVMARKTAFIGSEYMKDGNFYVRLYEPVLHESKVKLILSVEISLDKIYKKFVKPVKAGEKGYASVKNQNGVLLMHPKREDIGREVIKARKDEFPDYDWSELESIVEKQKKGESGVGIYHSIWYHDKEKNRIKKYSAYSPARIGDGFWIINLSMDYLEVSDFLSKKTYKNNVFSFVILLIFISFMIYIYKIKNDKKQLKIQADLSTQLNSLNKELEKDIEKRKLLEKELIKNKEKYESLFNSASDCIFVLNLDNEGLTTEFLEVNDKACTSLGYDKKQFSKMSYLDISNEGSDEKFMSMLQLLKQKRNIIFEDTLVTKDNGHIPVEISAHLFKLGNEYKIILNSRDMTNKKVQREALKRSEKRFRNIINKVATGIYDEDKDIFKENENPREFSSEEENKNRMALELEKINIELEKMFEKEVNENRRKEALMVYQSRLAAMGEMIGNIAHQWRQPLSGLGLIISNIEDAYYYNDLDEKSIRELSERGKKLILRMNQTIDDFRYFFNPKTEKITFSLKENIKNTIDFLQEHLRLHGINLTIDAKEDGMIDGHSNQYSQVIFNIVINSIDALVENRKEDRNINIEVYSEDNNHVVEIKDNGYGIQEDLLDKVFEAHFTKKNENKGTGLGLYMSKVIIEKNFNGKIKLFNIKEGLCVKITVPKSGVEDNE; this is translated from the coding sequence ATGAAAAAAATTAAGAGAATTAAAGATATAGATAAATTAATGGTAGGTTTTTTAATGGTTTTATTAGGTGTATTATTACAATCCTACGGAAATTATATTGAAGTACAAAGACATGTAATTGAAAAAGAGCAACAACAATTATTAACTATTTCAAAATCCATATCAAAGAGTATAGAATTATACTTTGACTACGAAGTTGAGAAAATTAAAGGAATGCCAAAGAATATATCCTTTAGGCATGAATTTAATGAATACTTGAAATCAGATGAAGAGATTAAGGAATTTTATAGTATAGATGATTACTATATGATGAGGGAGAATGAAATTGAAGAGATACAAGTCATAAACAATGACTTTGACATAATAAAAACTTATCCTACGAATAAAGAAAATTTAAATACAAATATAAAAAGAGAATTATACAAAGTCATGGCTAGAAAAACTGCATTTATAGGTAGTGAATATATGAAGGATGGGAATTTCTATGTTAGATTGTATGAGCCCGTATTACATGAATCAAAAGTGAAATTAATTCTTTCTGTGGAAATTAGCTTAGACAAGATTTATAAAAAATTTGTTAAACCGGTTAAAGCTGGTGAGAAAGGTTATGCATCTGTAAAAAATCAAAATGGTGTTTTACTAATGCATCCTAAAAGGGAAGATATAGGGAGAGAAGTTATAAAGGCAAGAAAGGATGAGTTTCCTGATTATGACTGGTCTGAACTAGAGTCTATTGTGGAAAAACAAAAAAAGGGAGAATCAGGGGTAGGTATATACCACTCCATATGGTATCACGATAAGGAAAAAAATAGGATTAAAAAATATAGTGCATACTCACCTGCTAGAATAGGGGATGGCTTTTGGATAATAAATCTATCTATGGATTATTTAGAAGTAAGCGATTTTTTAAGTAAAAAAACTTATAAAAATAATGTTTTTAGTTTTGTGATTTTACTAATTTTTATATCCTTTATGATATATATATATAAAATAAAAAATGATAAGAAACAGCTAAAAATACAGGCTGATTTATCTACCCAATTAAATAGTTTAAATAAGGAATTGGAAAAAGATATAGAAAAGAGAAAGTTACTTGAAAAGGAACTAATAAAGAATAAGGAAAAATATGAAAGTTTATTTAATAGTGCAAGTGATTGTATATTCGTATTAAATTTAGATAACGAGGGCCTAACTACAGAGTTTTTAGAGGTGAATGATAAAGCTTGCACAAGCCTTGGGTATGATAAAAAACAATTTTCAAAAATGTCTTACTTAGATATATCTAATGAAGGAAGCGATGAAAAGTTCATGTCTATGCTTCAACTATTAAAACAAAAGAGAAATATCATATTTGAAGATACTCTTGTAACTAAGGACAATGGACATATTCCAGTAGAAATAAGTGCCCATTTATTTAAACTTGGAAATGAATATAAAATAATATTAAACTCTAGGGATATGACTAATAAGAAGGTACAAAGGGAAGCTCTAAAGAGAAGTGAGAAGAGATTTAGAAATATTATAAACAAGGTTGCAACGGGAATTTATGATGAAGATAAGGATATATTCAAGGAAAATGAAAATCCTAGGGAGTTCTCATCGGAAGAGGAAAATAAAAACCGTATGGCTCTAGAATTAGAAAAGATAAATATTGAGCTAGAGAAGATGTTTGAAAAGGAAGTAAATGAAAATCGGAGAAAAGAGGCACTTATGGTATATCAGTCTAGATTGGCAGCCATGGGAGAGATGATTGGAAATATAGCTCATCAATGGAGACAACCCTTAAGTGGACTTGGATTAATAATATCTAATATTGAAGATGCTTATTATTATAATGATTTAGATGAAAAATCTATTAGGGAATTATCTGAAAGGGGTAAGAAATTAATACTTAGAATGAATCAAACTATAGATGACTTTAGATATTTTTTCAATCCTAAAACAGAAAAAATCACTTTCTCATTAAAAGAAAATATAAAGAATACAATTGATTTCTTACAAGAACACCTAAGGCTCCATGGCATAAATCTTACTATAGACGCTAAGGAAGATGGAATGATAGATGGCCATTCTAATCAATATTCTCAGGTCATATTTAATATAGTTATAAACTCCATAGATGCTTTAGTTGAAAATAGAAAAGAAGATAGGAATATTAATATTGAAGTTTACTCAGAGGATAATAATCATGTGGTTGAAATAAAAGATAATGGTTATGGAATCCAGGAGGACCTATTAGATAAGGTCTTTGAAGC
- a CDS encoding tripartite tricarboxylate transporter TctB family protein, whose protein sequence is MSNKKSNMDFNFLTAVIVLLFGIIYSLRAYSLPRASIGSPMAPSIYPLLLGGSMIVLGLILLMKSSLQKTKESIKEVMTKATENEIISRKMIKITCIVSIVYALLFDHLGYIISTFLFLQSMLFLTNGKKKWVINTIVSISFSIGIYVIFSKLLGISLPPIPYLYI, encoded by the coding sequence TTGAGTAATAAAAAAAGTAATATGGATTTTAATTTTTTAACGGCAGTAATTGTCCTTTTATTTGGAATTATATACTCCCTTAGAGCCTATAGCCTTCCTAGAGCCAGTATAGGAAGTCCAATGGCTCCTTCCATATATCCTCTTTTATTAGGAGGAAGTATGATAGTTTTAGGATTAATCTTATTAATGAAAAGTAGTTTACAAAAAACCAAAGAATCCATAAAAGAAGTTATGACAAAAGCTACTGAAAATGAGATTATTAGTAGAAAAATGATAAAAATAACTTGTATAGTTTCTATAGTATATGCTCTTTTATTTGATCATTTAGGATATATAATATCCACATTTCTCTTTTTACAGTCCATGTTATTTCTAACTAACGGAAAGAAAAAGTGGGTTATAAACACAATAGTATCTATAAGTTTTAGTATTGGTATATATGTTATATTCTCTAAGTTATTGGGAATTAGTTTACCGCCAATACCCTATTTATATATTTAA
- the citX gene encoding citrate lyase holo-[acyl-carrier protein] synthase, whose translation MENRNLKSILEAKEKRFLYQRGLLDKYKSTIISFKLNIPGPDKRIDVSKVIFTIGIDHLKEILKREDIFIKSYVELDLSTGYEALLVVDRYPTFIKCLCMEVEEETPLGRIYDFDVIDKNGESVSRKSLGKGERKCFMCENLVWECSRNRTHSVPAMINHIRDLYNNYLKKYKGGKLTC comes from the coding sequence ATGGAAAATAGAAATCTTAAGAGTATTTTAGAGGCAAAGGAAAAACGTTTTCTTTATCAAAGGGGCTTATTAGATAAATATAAAAGCACTATAATATCTTTTAAATTAAATATACCTGGTCCTGATAAAAGGATAGATGTGAGCAAGGTCATATTTACCATAGGCATAGATCATTTAAAAGAAATACTTAAAAGGGAAGACATATTTATAAAGTCTTATGTGGAACTTGATTTAAGTACGGGCTATGAAGCTCTATTAGTAGTAGATAGGTATCCTACTTTTATCAAATGCCTGTGTATGGAAGTCGAAGAGGAAACCCCTTTAGGTCGAATATATGACTTTGATGTTATAGATAAAAATGGAGAGTCTGTTAGTAGAAAATCTCTAGGCAAAGGGGAACGAAAATGTTTTATGTGTGAAAATCTAGTATGGGAGTGTTCAAGAAATAGAACCCATAGTGTGCCAGCTATGATAAACCATATTAGAGATTTATATAATAATTATTTAAAAAAGTATAAGGGAGGAAAATTAACATGTTGA
- a CDS encoding Bug family tripartite tricarboxylate transporter substrate binding protein gives MLKKKVLAALMATTLLVTGMLTGCGAKSTQTDTAEASKDKYPKGKMEFIAPGGAGGGWDLTIRTTAKTLKDANLVSVPMPITNKPGGGGAVNLAYMQTKDGSDSLISVYSPPLLLTNLNGSTEYSYKNTTPIARLITDYGAFVVPKDSPYNSMSDVIDSLKKDIKSVKIGGNSSAGSMDHIQFLMVAKAAGIENIKDIDYISFQDGAATAQLLGGHVALLSTGLGDVEQLLKSGDVKVLAQTSSKRVGEGVMAEIPTVKEQGIDVVFENWRGLFGAPNMPEHAVDYWRETLSKMVETPEWEEACKKNGWDKAYLDKDDFEEFLGKVNEDYKGVLSDIGMLKK, from the coding sequence ATGTTGAAAAAGAAAGTTTTAGCAGCACTTATGGCCACTACTTTGTTAGTGACGGGGATGCTAACAGGTTGTGGAGCTAAAAGTACACAGACAGATACGGCAGAGGCTTCTAAAGACAAATATCCAAAAGGAAAGATGGAATTTATTGCACCAGGTGGAGCAGGTGGTGGCTGGGATTTAACTATTAGAACTACTGCTAAGACTCTAAAGGATGCTAACTTAGTATCTGTACCAATGCCTATTACTAATAAGCCTGGAGGCGGTGGAGCTGTAAACTTAGCTTACATGCAAACTAAAGATGGGTCAGATAGTTTGATTTCTGTATATTCTCCACCACTATTATTAACTAACTTAAATGGATCTACAGAGTATAGCTATAAAAATACTACCCCTATAGCTAGATTAATTACAGATTATGGTGCTTTTGTAGTTCCTAAGGATTCACCATATAACAGTATGAGTGATGTAATAGATTCTCTTAAAAAGGATATTAAAAGCGTAAAAATTGGTGGTAACTCCTCAGCTGGTAGTATGGACCATATTCAATTTTTAATGGTTGCAAAGGCTGCAGGGATTGAAAACATAAAGGATATAGATTACATTAGTTTCCAAGATGGCGCAGCTACAGCTCAATTATTAGGTGGTCATGTGGCATTACTTTCTACAGGATTAGGTGATGTGGAACAGTTATTAAAGAGTGGAGATGTAAAGGTACTAGCTCAAACATCATCAAAGCGTGTAGGAGAAGGTGTAATGGCAGAAATTCCTACAGTTAAGGAACAGGGAATTGATGTGGTATTTGAAAACTGGAGAGGTCTATTTGGAGCACCAAATATGCCAGAGCATGCAGTAGATTATTGGAGAGAGACTCTATCAAAAATGGTTGAAACCCCTGAATGGGAAGAAGCATGCAAAAAAAATGGTTGGGATAAGGCTTATTTAGATAAGGATGACTTTGAAGAGTTCTTAGGTAAGGTAAATGAAGATTACAAAGGTGTATTATCAGATATAGGAATGTTAAAGAAGTAA
- a CDS encoding tripartite tricarboxylate transporter permease, with amino-acid sequence MDVLLSLGKGFLVALEPYHILLVTIGGILGTIVGMLPGLGPATGVAVLLPITFTMGPTAALITMTGVYYGAMFGGSRSSILINTPGDGAALAATFDGYPMAMKGKAESALAISAIASFIGGLIAAIFMVVLANPVARFALKFGPAEYFLLMIAALSMTASMAKGNVLKGFIAMVVGLMIGTVGIDAQSGVERFTFGILELQTGIDFLIVIIGIYALGEVFKSFKMINEGTKKAQKKFGKIWINKEEWNKSKMPILRSAPLGFIIGALPGAGGTMASLMAYNNEKQLSKYPEEFGKGAIEGLAAPESANNAASVGALIPMLTLGIPGSGTTAVMMGALLMLGIQPGPLLFTQHPDMAWGLIASMFIGNIILAIINIPLAGLLVRVLSIPAKILYPIVLTLAFVGTYAISNSVVDFYILVIFGIVGYLMNKIKMPTAPMILAAIVGSTMEQSFRQALRISDGQISIFFKSGVAMSLIGIIVISICYPIWKDWRDSKLVGKEVA; translated from the coding sequence GTGGACGTATTACTTAGTTTGGGAAAAGGATTCTTAGTAGCATTAGAACCATATCATATATTATTAGTAACAATAGGTGGAATACTTGGAACTATTGTAGGGATGCTTCCTGGTTTAGGTCCTGCCACAGGAGTGGCTGTATTATTGCCTATTACCTTTACCATGGGACCTACAGCAGCTCTTATAACTATGACGGGTGTATACTATGGAGCCATGTTTGGAGGATCTAGGAGTTCTATACTTATAAATACTCCAGGAGATGGGGCAGCCCTTGCTGCTACCTTTGATGGGTATCCAATGGCCATGAAGGGAAAGGCCGAATCTGCTTTAGCCATATCGGCCATAGCATCCTTTATAGGAGGATTAATAGCGGCCATATTCATGGTAGTGTTAGCAAATCCTGTAGCTAGATTTGCCCTTAAATTTGGCCCTGCAGAATATTTTCTACTTATGATAGCAGCCCTATCTATGACAGCTTCCATGGCTAAGGGAAATGTGCTAAAGGGTTTTATTGCCATGGTAGTAGGTCTCATGATAGGTACAGTGGGAATAGATGCTCAATCGGGAGTAGAAAGATTTACATTTGGAATACTAGAATTACAAACGGGTATAGATTTTTTAATTGTGATTATAGGTATATATGCATTAGGAGAAGTATTTAAGAGTTTCAAAATGATAAATGAAGGAACTAAAAAAGCTCAGAAAAAATTCGGGAAGATTTGGATTAATAAAGAAGAGTGGAACAAAAGTAAAATGCCTATACTTAGAAGTGCACCCCTAGGGTTTATAATAGGAGCACTACCCGGTGCAGGTGGAACAATGGCATCTTTAATGGCCTATAATAATGAAAAACAATTGTCAAAGTATCCAGAGGAATTTGGTAAGGGAGCTATCGAAGGACTAGCTGCTCCAGAATCAGCTAATAATGCAGCTTCGGTTGGAGCTTTAATACCAATGCTGACCCTAGGTATACCTGGGTCTGGAACTACAGCTGTTATGATGGGAGCCTTACTTATGTTAGGTATTCAACCAGGACCATTATTATTTACTCAGCATCCAGATATGGCATGGGGATTAATTGCCAGTATGTTTATTGGAAATATTATATTGGCCATAATAAATATTCCACTGGCAGGATTACTAGTAAGAGTATTATCTATACCGGCTAAAATACTGTATCCTATAGTATTGACATTGGCCTTTGTAGGAACATATGCCATCTCAAACAGTGTAGTAGATTTTTATATATTAGTCATATTTGGTATAGTGGGATACTTAATGAATAAAATAAAAATGCCTACAGCACCTATGATCTTAGCAGCTATTGTAGGTAGTACAATGGAACAGTCCTTTAGGCAAGCCCTTAGAATTTCTGATGGACAAATAAGTATATTCTTTAAGTCAGGTGTGGCAATGAGTTTAATTGGAATTATAGTAATATCAATCTGTTATCCTATTTGGAAAGATTGGAGAGATTCAAAGCTGGTAGGGAAAGAAGTGGCTTAA
- the citF gene encoding citrate lyase subunit alpha — translation MLKNYERPFKEQPKGRKASPLLKAVSPHDNKVLASIGEAINRSGLKDGMTISFHHHFRNGDYILNNIVKIIDELGFKNITLAPSSLSTVNSEIIPYIENGTITKIHTSGVRGKLAEAISNGALEEPVMIRSHGGRARAIESGDIKIHVAFLGAPSCDEYGNASGKGSHTTCGSLGYAKVDAKHADCVIIITDDLVPYPNMPASIFQTDVDYVVKIDEIGDPMGIASGATRYTKNPKELLIAKRASEVIKNSGYFKDGFSFQTGSGGISLAVARFLKEYMKESDIRAKFALGGITKPMVEMHEERYIENLFDVQTFDLAACESILKNEKHYEIDASQYANPHNKGCVANKLDIVILSALEIDKDFNVNVITGSDGVIMGASGGHCDTAAGSKMSVIVAPLIRGRIPTVVDKVNTIITPGETVDVLVTDRGVVVNPNRTDLIERLKNASINLVTMEYLKDEAQKLVGKPKEIEYDDKIVALVEYRDGTIIDVIKKVK, via the coding sequence ATGTTGAAAAATTATGAAAGACCCTTTAAAGAACAACCTAAAGGAAGAAAGGCATCTCCTCTACTTAAGGCAGTAAGTCCCCATGACAATAAGGTATTAGCCTCTATAGGAGAGGCTATAAATAGGAGTGGACTTAAAGATGGTATGACCATATCCTTTCACCATCACTTTAGAAATGGAGATTATATATTAAACAATATAGTAAAAATCATTGATGAATTAGGATTTAAGAATATTACATTGGCACCAAGTTCACTATCAACTGTTAATTCTGAAATAATACCCTATATTGAAAATGGAACCATAACTAAAATACATACGAGTGGAGTAAGGGGTAAATTAGCAGAGGCCATATCTAATGGAGCACTAGAGGAGCCTGTTATGATACGCTCCCATGGAGGAAGGGCAAGAGCTATAGAAAGTGGAGACATAAAAATTCATGTAGCTTTTTTAGGAGCACCATCCTGTGATGAATATGGAAATGCTTCAGGAAAAGGATCCCATACCACATGCGGTTCATTAGGTTATGCTAAGGTGGATGCTAAGCACGCAGATTGTGTGATTATAATAACTGATGACTTAGTACCCTATCCAAATATGCCTGCTAGTATATTTCAAACAGATGTGGATTATGTAGTTAAGATAGATGAAATAGGAGACCCTATGGGAATTGCATCAGGGGCTACTAGATATACTAAAAATCCTAAGGAATTATTAATAGCTAAAAGAGCAAGTGAAGTTATAAAGAACTCAGGATATTTTAAAGATGGATTTTCTTTTCAAACGGGATCTGGAGGAATTTCATTAGCTGTGGCTAGATTCCTAAAGGAATATATGAAGGAAAGTGACATAAGAGCTAAGTTTGCCTTAGGTGGAATAACTAAACCTATGGTAGAAATGCATGAAGAAAGATATATAGAGAATCTATTTGATGTACAGACCTTTGATTTAGCGGCTTGTGAATCCATATTGAAAAACGAAAAACATTATGAAATAGATGCATCCCAATATGCTAATCCTCACAATAAGGGATGTGTGGCAAATAAATTAGATATTGTCATATTAAGTGCCCTAGAAATTGATAAGGACTTTAATGTAAATGTGATTACAGGTTCTGATGGAGTCATAATGGGAGCGTCAGGTGGGCATTGTGATACGGCAGCAGGTTCTAAAATGAGTGTAATAGTGGCTCCGCTTATTAGGGGAAGAATACCTACGGTAGTAGATAAGGTAAATACCATAATAACTCCAGGAGAGACTGTAGATGTACTAGTAACAGATAGGGGAGTAGTAGTTAACCCTAATAGGACAGATTTAATAGAAAGATTAAAGAATGCTTCTATAAATCTAGTGACTATGGAGTATTTAAAGGATGAAGCCCAAAAGTTAGTAGGGAAGCCTAAAGAAATAGAATATGATGATAAAATTGTGGCTCTTGTAGAGTATAGGGATGGAACTATTATAGATGTGATAAAGAAGGTAAAGTAA